One Methylocaldum marinum DNA window includes the following coding sequences:
- the cobO gene encoding cob(I)yrinic acid a,c-diamide adenosyltransferase: MSDSSREERHRRRMARKKAVVDSGIARATLDKGLLLVLTGNGKGKSSSAFGMVARALGHGMKVGVCQFIKGRSDTGEEAFFRRHSDVEWRVLGEGFTWETQDLERDTAVAREGWETARAMLADPAYGLVILDELTYPLKYGYLDTRTVLSDLAARPPMQHVVVTGRGAPQDLIDAADTVTEMRDVKHAYASGVRAQPGIDL, translated from the coding sequence ATGTCGGATTCGTCGAGAGAAGAGCGCCACCGCCGGCGGATGGCGCGGAAGAAGGCGGTCGTCGATAGCGGCATCGCCCGCGCCACCCTGGACAAGGGCCTGCTGCTGGTGCTCACGGGCAACGGCAAGGGCAAGTCGTCCTCCGCCTTCGGCATGGTCGCCCGCGCTCTGGGGCACGGCATGAAGGTCGGCGTGTGCCAGTTCATCAAGGGCCGTTCGGATACCGGAGAAGAAGCCTTCTTCCGCCGGCATTCGGACGTGGAATGGCGGGTGCTGGGCGAGGGGTTCACCTGGGAGACGCAGGACCTCGAACGGGACACCGCCGTCGCCCGCGAGGGCTGGGAGACCGCCCGCGCCATGCTGGCCGATCCGGCTTATGGACTCGTGATTCTGGACGAGCTGACCTATCCCCTGAAATACGGTTACCTGGATACCCGGACGGTTCTTAGCGATCTTGCCGCCCGTCCGCCCATGCAGCACGTGGTAGTGACCGGGCGCGGGGCGCCGCAGGACCTGATCGACGCCGCAGACACCGTGACCGAGATGCGCGATGTGAAACATGCCTATGCATCCGGGGTGCGGGCGCAGCCGGGTATCGATCTGTAA
- the btuB gene encoding TonB-dependent vitamin B12 receptor, translated as MKIENRSLHAALLSFCLPSVRADDAYLSKLETVTVTATRTERSVEESLASVTVIDRDEIERRQAQSVQEVLRGVPGLSITNSGGLGKNTSVHLRGTESDHVLVLIDGVRAGSASSGTTAFQDIPIDQIERIEVVRGPRSSLYGSEAIGGVIQIFTRKGGEGFKPYLSFGAGSHSMYKATGGVSGGDDRAWYSLSGSRIETRGFNACAGRPFSLGGGGCFTRQPDDDGYHNTSGSARAGYRFDNGLEIEGNLLHAEGENEFDGTQQNRSTFVQQMVGGRLKYSPFEFWTTTLRAGRTLDESDNFMDRRFSSTFDTQRVNVTWQNDFALTEGHLFTLGLDYYNDQVDGTTDYVVDSRDDKAGFAQYQLTLGGFDAVLGTRVDDNEQFGVYPTGNVALGYGFDNGIRLSASWGRAFKAPTFNELYFPNFGNPALGPETSESWEVGISGQHLNVAWALNGYHTEIDDMIATVCGPARCFAENLDRARILGLEAQASTRLWGFDIAANLSLIDPENLSEGANNGNRLPRRAQTMFRFDLDRSVGPVRVGTTVYGEGRRFDDVANTQRLAGYVTVDLRASVDLYRGLSLEGRVANLLNKQYQTARFFYQDDLNFFLTVRYAPDAL; from the coding sequence ATGAAAATCGAAAACCGCAGCCTACACGCGGCATTACTGTCTTTTTGTCTGCCGTCGGTCCGTGCCGACGATGCCTATCTTTCTAAGCTCGAAACCGTTACCGTGACCGCCACTCGAACGGAGCGGAGCGTCGAGGAGTCGCTGGCCTCGGTCACCGTCATCGACCGCGACGAAATCGAGCGCCGGCAGGCGCAGTCCGTGCAGGAGGTCCTGCGCGGCGTGCCGGGCTTATCCATCACCAATAGCGGCGGCCTGGGAAAGAACACGTCGGTACACCTGCGCGGAACCGAATCCGATCATGTGCTGGTATTGATCGACGGTGTTCGGGCCGGTTCGGCCTCATCGGGGACCACAGCGTTCCAGGATATCCCGATCGACCAGATCGAGCGCATCGAAGTCGTCCGTGGGCCGCGCTCCAGCCTGTACGGTTCGGAGGCGATCGGCGGGGTGATTCAGATCTTCACCCGCAAGGGCGGCGAAGGTTTCAAGCCTTACCTGAGCTTCGGCGCGGGCAGCCATTCGATGTACAAGGCCACCGGTGGCGTTTCCGGCGGCGACGACCGGGCCTGGTACAGCCTGAGCGGTTCGCGGATCGAGACGCGAGGTTTCAATGCCTGTGCCGGCCGGCCTTTCAGCCTGGGCGGGGGTGGCTGCTTCACCCGGCAACCGGACGACGACGGCTATCACAACACCTCCGGCAGCGCGCGCGCCGGCTACCGCTTCGACAATGGCCTGGAAATCGAGGGTAATCTGTTGCACGCGGAAGGCGAGAACGAGTTCGACGGCACCCAGCAGAACCGCTCGACTTTCGTGCAGCAAATGGTGGGCGGCCGTCTGAAATATTCGCCGTTTGAATTCTGGACCACGACCCTCCGCGCCGGCCGCACCCTGGACGAATCGGACAATTTCATGGATCGGCGTTTCAGCAGCACTTTCGATACCCAGCGGGTCAACGTCACCTGGCAGAACGATTTTGCTCTGACCGAGGGGCATCTTTTCACCCTGGGGCTGGATTACTACAACGATCAGGTCGACGGCACGACCGACTATGTCGTCGATTCGCGCGACGACAAGGCCGGTTTTGCCCAGTACCAGCTGACCTTGGGCGGATTCGACGCGGTATTGGGTACGCGCGTCGACGATAACGAACAGTTCGGCGTCTATCCCACCGGCAATGTGGCCTTGGGCTATGGCTTCGACAACGGCATTCGCTTGAGTGCGTCCTGGGGCAGGGCCTTCAAGGCACCAACTTTTAACGAACTGTACTTTCCCAACTTCGGCAATCCGGCGCTCGGGCCGGAAACCTCCGAGAGCTGGGAAGTCGGAATTAGCGGACAGCACCTGAATGTGGCCTGGGCTCTCAACGGCTATCATACGGAGATCGACGACATGATCGCCACTGTGTGCGGTCCGGCACGTTGCTTCGCTGAAAACCTGGACCGGGCGCGCATACTCGGCCTCGAAGCCCAGGCCTCGACTCGGCTGTGGGGGTTCGACATCGCGGCCAATCTGAGCCTGATCGATCCCGAAAATCTGTCCGAAGGTGCCAATAATGGCAATCGGCTGCCGCGCCGCGCGCAGACCATGTTTCGGTTCGACCTGGACCGCTCGGTCGGTCCGGTTCGGGTCGGAACGACCGTTTACGGCGAGGGCCGCCGTTTCGACGATGTGGCCAACACCCAGCGGCTGGCCGGTTACGTGACGGTCGATCTGCGCGCCAGCGTGGATCTGTATCGGGGCTTGTCTCTGGAGGGGCGGGTGGCTAATCTGTTGAACAAGCAGTATCAGACTGCCCGTTTTTTCTATCAGGACGACTTGAATTTCTTCCTGACCGTGCGCTATGCGCCGGATGCCTTGTGA
- a CDS encoding DNA/RNA non-specific endonuclease, with amino-acid sequence MRRLILLPLILSVALSACTIVPRGGVSADTPSRAGKIALPPTEIHREGNFLRLDYEGFTVWIDCEKRGAVKFRYNAQHDDGKEPRSDSFRIDPYVPKECQQISAKGYGHGYDRGHQVPANHLDDSAVAIKQSNYMTNILPQVSQMNRGAWKLTEEIVECYRDIDELLVIGGVIWGNNPADDYFVKTHGVKTPDAFWKVVVRGDGRAIAWIVPNTKDAVEKELDRYLVTVADIERLIREKLPVAGDARTTKPKASWVVPIGCDKG; translated from the coding sequence ATGCGACGTCTTATCTTACTGCCTTTGATCCTTTCCGTTGCACTAAGCGCTTGTACCATCGTCCCCCGCGGAGGCGTCTCTGCCGATACGCCGTCGCGCGCCGGCAAAATCGCCCTGCCGCCGACCGAGATTCATCGCGAAGGAAACTTCCTTCGACTCGACTACGAAGGTTTCACCGTGTGGATCGACTGCGAGAAGCGCGGTGCGGTCAAATTCCGCTACAACGCTCAGCACGACGACGGTAAGGAGCCTCGCTCCGATAGCTTCAGGATCGATCCCTACGTTCCGAAGGAATGCCAGCAAATCAGCGCAAAAGGTTACGGCCACGGGTACGATCGCGGGCACCAGGTCCCGGCCAACCATCTGGACGATTCGGCGGTGGCGATCAAGCAGAGCAATTACATGACCAATATCCTGCCGCAGGTTTCCCAGATGAATAGGGGTGCATGGAAGCTCACCGAGGAGATCGTCGAGTGCTACCGGGATATCGATGAACTCTTGGTCATCGGCGGGGTGATTTGGGGCAACAACCCGGCCGATGATTACTTCGTCAAGACTCACGGCGTGAAAACGCCGGATGCGTTCTGGAAGGTAGTGGTGCGCGGGGATGGACGGGCTATCGCCTGGATCGTGCCGAATACCAAGGATGCGGTCGAGAAGGAACTCGATCGCTATCTGGTGACCGTCGCGGATATCGAGCGTCTCATCCGGGAGAAATTGCCGGTTGCGGGCGATGCCAGGACCACCAAGCCGAAAGCGTCCTGGGTGGTGCCGATAGGCTGCGATAAGGGGTAG
- a CDS encoding site-specific integrase encodes MKRSFAAACQRAGLEDFHPQRPSPYLCGLVGPGGSVVWEVAELLRHADIHITMCYAHLAPENMRAAVR; translated from the coding sequence GTGAAGCGAAGCTTTGCGGCGGCGTGCCAGAGAGCGGGTCTCGAGGATTTTCATCCGCAACGGCCTTCGCCATACCTGTGCGGCCTGGTTGGTCCAGGCGGGAGTGTCGTCTGGGAAGTTGCCGAATTGCTACGCCATGCCGACATTCACATCACCATGTGCTATGCCCATTTAGCGCCGGAGAATATGCGGGCAGCCGTGAGGTGA
- a CDS encoding IS630 family transposase, which produces MQQLTCDEKTRRILEQRRSSQTELHRNVFRARIILGCLDGRGVMELARALNTRPNTVIKWRDRFAAGGLAGLEDRPRPGAPRQLPPDLREQILGVLEESPPPGQAVWDGGAVARRLGVSPHAVWRVLRQEGICLQRQRSWCVSTDPEFVAKAADIVGLYLAPPTNALVICVDEKPSIQALERASGYVETDSGKIVRGFKSTYKRHGTLNLFAALQVATGHVHSATTATKTREDFLAFMDQVVAETPADQELHVILDNYCTHKRNEDWLAKNPRVHFHFTPTSASWLSQVEIWFGILSRKALRGASFSSIAELRNAIEAFIANSSQNPRPFKWRKREVHGSQLKKTIVNLRN; this is translated from the coding sequence ATGCAGCAACTGACATGTGATGAGAAGACCCGAAGGATTCTGGAACAGCGGAGGAGCAGCCAAACGGAATTGCACAGAAACGTGTTTCGGGCACGCATTATCTTGGGGTGCCTGGACGGACGAGGTGTCATGGAATTGGCGCGGGCACTCAACACCCGTCCCAACACCGTCATCAAGTGGCGCGATCGCTTTGCCGCGGGAGGACTGGCGGGGCTGGAAGATCGGCCACGGCCCGGCGCGCCTCGGCAGTTGCCGCCCGATTTGCGCGAGCAAATTCTGGGCGTTTTGGAAGAATCGCCGCCCCCTGGACAGGCGGTCTGGGATGGTGGTGCCGTGGCCCGGCGCTTGGGCGTTTCGCCACACGCGGTATGGCGGGTTTTGCGGCAGGAGGGGATTTGCCTGCAACGGCAACGTTCCTGGTGCGTTAGCACCGATCCGGAGTTCGTGGCCAAAGCCGCCGATATTGTCGGGCTCTATTTGGCGCCACCGACCAACGCGCTCGTAATTTGCGTGGACGAGAAACCGAGCATTCAGGCGTTGGAGCGGGCGAGCGGTTACGTGGAGACCGACAGCGGAAAAATCGTCCGGGGCTTCAAAAGTACCTACAAGCGCCATGGCACACTCAACTTATTTGCGGCGCTGCAAGTAGCCACCGGGCACGTTCACAGCGCAACCACCGCCACGAAAACCCGCGAGGATTTCTTGGCCTTCATGGACCAAGTCGTCGCCGAGACCCCGGCGGACCAGGAATTACATGTGATTTTGGACAACTATTGCACGCACAAGCGCAACGAGGACTGGTTGGCCAAGAATCCCAGGGTTCATTTTCACTTTACGCCAACCTCGGCCAGTTGGTTGAGCCAAGTGGAAATCTGGTTCGGTATCCTGAGTCGGAAAGCCTTGCGCGGGGCCAGTTTCTCCAGCATCGCTGAGTTACGGAACGCTATTGAAGCGTTCATTGCCAACTCTTCCCAAAATCCACGCCCATTCAAATGGCGCAAACGCGAAGTGCACGGCAGTCAACTCAAAAAGACTATCGTTAATTTACGTAATTAA
- a CDS encoding IS5 family transposase, whose protein sequence is MRGADITQQELFSYRTLEDRIPKDHPLRKLRAVVDLLLTTLDSEFDALYARTGRESIPPERLLRASLIQVLFSVRSERQWVQQIEFNLLYRWFVGLTLDAEVWDHSTFSANRDRLLNERISRLFFERVVLLAEWRDLLSDEHFSVDGTLIQAWASMKSFVKKEGSSPPPEAGGRNPSVDFKGEKRANATHASTTDPPEARLYKKSEGDKAQLCFMGHALMENRTGLVVDVEVTHATGTAERDAAKIMIGRTVTKPGATVGADKAYDVPEFVQALREQRVTPHVARKEKGSAIDGRTTRHPGYRTRLKMRKRVEEIFGWSKTVGGLRQTRFRGLKKVAAQTVFTFAAYNLTRLGGLFGWRWSTA, encoded by the coding sequence ATGCGCGGCGCCGACATCACCCAGCAAGAACTCTTCAGCTACCGAACCTTGGAAGACCGGATTCCCAAGGATCATCCCCTTCGCAAGCTCCGGGCCGTGGTCGACCTTCTGCTGACCACGCTGGACTCGGAATTTGATGCCCTCTATGCCCGGACCGGCCGGGAGTCGATTCCGCCGGAGCGGCTGCTGCGCGCCAGTCTCATCCAAGTCTTGTTCTCTGTCCGCTCCGAGCGGCAGTGGGTCCAGCAGATCGAATTCAATCTTTTGTACCGCTGGTTTGTCGGGCTGACGCTGGATGCCGAGGTCTGGGACCACTCCACCTTCAGCGCCAACCGGGATCGGTTGCTGAACGAGCGGATTTCCCGGCTGTTTTTCGAGCGGGTCGTGTTGCTGGCGGAATGGCGGGACCTTTTGTCGGACGAGCATTTCTCGGTGGACGGCACGCTGATCCAGGCGTGGGCCTCCATGAAGAGCTTTGTGAAAAAGGAGGGCAGTTCGCCCCCGCCGGAGGCCGGCGGCCGGAATCCGTCAGTCGATTTCAAGGGCGAAAAGCGCGCCAACGCGACCCACGCCTCGACCACTGATCCGCCGGAGGCTCGCCTTTACAAGAAAAGCGAAGGGGATAAAGCCCAACTGTGCTTCATGGGCCATGCCCTGATGGAAAACCGGACCGGCCTGGTCGTGGATGTCGAGGTGACGCACGCCACCGGCACGGCGGAACGGGACGCGGCCAAGATCATGATCGGTCGCACCGTCACGAAGCCCGGCGCGACGGTCGGGGCGGACAAGGCTTACGACGTGCCGGAGTTCGTGCAAGCTCTCCGGGAGCAGCGGGTCACGCCGCATGTCGCCCGGAAGGAAAAAGGCTCCGCCATCGATGGCCGCACCACCCGACACCCCGGCTACCGGACCCGCCTGAAAATGCGCAAGCGGGTGGAAGAAATCTTCGGGTGGTCGAAAACCGTGGGCGGGTTACGCCAGACCCGGTTCCGGGGTTTGAAGAAGGTGGCGGCCCAGACCGTGTTCACTTTCGCCGCCTACAACCTGACCCGGTTGGGTGGGCTGTTCGGCTGGCGATGGTCGACGGCCTAG
- a CDS encoding RNA 2'-phosphotransferase, producing the protein MDIRYKTYYNQHMSKSLEDTSKFLSYVLRHEPQAIGLTLDSEGWADIAALIEGARQAGTILNRDLIQQVMDTSDKKRFTISEDGLRIRAAQGHSAKTVAITYPEKIPTEFLYHGTAARFLESILKEGLRPGKRHHVHLTQDEQTAVAVGQRYGKPVVLKIEALRMHQQGFKFFLAENGVWLTDWVPPEFLNADLDK; encoded by the coding sequence TTGGATATTCGCTACAAGACTTACTACAACCAGCACATGAGCAAGTCACTTGAAGACACCAGCAAATTTCTAAGTTACGTACTACGCCACGAACCGCAGGCCATTGGCCTCACGTTGGACAGCGAAGGCTGGGCTGATATCGCGGCCCTCATTGAGGGGGCCAGGCAAGCCGGAACAATATTAAATCGCGATCTGATTCAGCAAGTCATGGATACCAGCGACAAGAAGCGCTTCACCATTTCAGAAGACGGTTTACGGATTCGTGCAGCTCAAGGCCATTCGGCCAAAACCGTTGCCATTACTTATCCAGAGAAAATACCCACAGAGTTTCTCTATCACGGTACGGCTGCACGCTTCTTGGAATCGATTCTGAAGGAGGGATTGCGCCCCGGTAAGCGCCACCATGTGCATTTAACGCAAGACGAACAAACAGCGGTCGCCGTCGGCCAGCGCTACGGCAAGCCGGTTGTTCTAAAAATTGAAGCCCTGCGGATGCACCAGCAGGGCTTCAAGTTCTTCTTGGCTGAGAACGGCGTCTGGCTAACCGATTGGGTACCGCCAGAGTTCTTAAATGCAGACCTGGATAAATAA
- a CDS encoding peptidoglycan DD-metalloendopeptidase family protein yields MNAPEDVLLVQRLLNANRHLMIGAREIAEDRVLDPKTIEVILKFQREVIRLKVPDGRIDPDGRTFQALVARPRAVAEPPAPAPTLIKVTSTLVFPLRKRPTASYKSGAREFGARRDGGKRRHAGCDLLASPGTPILAMDDGEVNADPYYFYSGTNALEIRHADGWIARYGEISGAAVGLKRGSQVKRGQVITYVGQLGSGRSMLHLEFYTGSGSGNLTVRGNRPFQRRSDLANPTEFLDAAVLA; encoded by the coding sequence GTGAACGCGCCTGAAGACGTACTGCTGGTGCAGCGGCTGCTCAACGCCAACCGGCATCTCATGATCGGTGCCCGCGAGATCGCCGAAGACCGCGTGCTTGACCCGAAAACGATCGAGGTGATATTGAAGTTCCAACGCGAGGTGATTCGCCTCAAGGTCCCCGACGGCAGGATCGATCCGGACGGCCGCACCTTCCAGGCGCTCGTTGCCCGTCCCAGGGCGGTCGCCGAGCCCCCGGCTCCCGCTCCCACCCTGATCAAGGTGACCTCGACCTTGGTGTTTCCGCTGCGAAAAAGGCCAACGGCCAGCTACAAGAGCGGGGCTCGCGAGTTCGGTGCCAGACGCGACGGGGGCAAGCGCCGGCATGCCGGCTGCGATCTGCTCGCTTCGCCCGGCACACCGATCCTTGCCATGGACGACGGCGAGGTCAATGCCGATCCCTATTATTTCTACAGTGGGACCAACGCTCTGGAAATACGCCACGCGGACGGCTGGATCGCCCGCTACGGCGAGATTTCGGGGGCCGCGGTCGGCCTGAAACGCGGCAGCCAGGTCAAACGCGGGCAGGTCATCACCTACGTGGGGCAACTGGGCAGCGGTCGATCCATGCTGCATCTCGAATTCTATACGGGGTCCGGTTCCGGAAATTTGACCGTCCGCGGCAACAGACCCTTTCAACGGAGATCGGATCTGGCCAACCCCACCGAGTTCCTGGATGCCGCCGTACTTGCCTGA